Within the Erpetoichthys calabaricus chromosome 1, fErpCal1.3, whole genome shotgun sequence genome, the region GGGAGCTTGagcacacagacacagcacttacagACCATTTTGGACGTGTCTCCTGGTTATCACAGTCCATATTTGGCCCTGATATGTAGCCGCCAACGAAGAGCTGAAAGAAAAGAGTTGCATACAGGTGGCCTCTAACCCGGGTGACATCTATGAGCAGTCTAAAGGACGAAGCAGCAGGGAGCACATGTCGCTGCTTAGTGGAAGCAGCCACTAAAAAAACCATGATGTCCTGTCCTTTTTAAGGCCACCTCACCAACAGACAGCATAAAGTGGTTAATTTGATTCCTCAATCTCTCGCAGGGGTCATTACAATACTCCCTCTCActgatgcacacacatacattatcaGTCCAGCTGAAGCAGAAATACTTTCACTATATTGAagcttgtttattatttagtaaaaGAATATAAGTATTGTAGGTGTGACTTTTTGGTTATTATTGCCTAGTCAACATAACAGAGACACAGATTCGCATCTGGGCACCAACACTTATTAATGTCAATAACTGCACTTGGCAATGATTTTCAGAGGTGAATTCATGCCCCCAGccctgaaagaagaagagaagtggAATAGAGTACATAGTCTCCTTTTAAAATCTCCATGTGTCACCACAATGTTTTGTATTGTGCTCGTTTTCCTTCTTAAAATTACAgatatgctgttttgcaatacATATGTAATCTCAACACCCGAATTAAAActtacaaaatattattaatcTTTCAAGCCAAAATGTTACCAAGTATTAAAGTTTTTTCAGACAACCAGTTCAGTTAGATACATTCTAGCTGTGCGACTTTAGCAAATTTTATAGCCCCATTAAAAAGGATGTAAACATTATACCATTAAATGCCATTATGCATGTCCTATACCTCTCAACATTGctggtcagttttttttttccctctgcagacAATGGTTGGTCTTTTGTTTGGTAGGCATATGCCTCCTTTCAACTGACTGTATGATGTTAGGCTTGCTGGTCCTGGCTAACAAAGCAGGACTGCAGGAGCAATGGATTTTGCCCATTACTGTGCCTCAGTTATTACAGGTCTAATTTTTCATCACATTAATACACTTTTAGCTTCTGGCTTTGTTCCATCTTCTCTTAAAACTGATACTTTTAACACCTTTTCTTAGGAAACCTGGTCTTTATAGCTTCAGGCCCATTCTCCAAAATTTCAGAAGCAATTTTAGGCCGACTAAGTTAAACAGGATCTTTATGAACCTTTTCAGTGTTGTTTTCATATGTTGCCCAAAACTGAGACTGCCCTCTTGAAAGTCTTTATTGATCTCCTTTTATCTACTTATACTGGGTCACTCAACATTCTCCTATTTCTTGATCTTAGTACAAGCATGACCAGGATGGAACAAAATACACTTCCTGTAATTTCATTTCAGGGGAACATTAGCTGAGCATAACAGGAATATTATGTGTACTACTACAAgttataacactgatccctgtgtgcTCACTTATACACTTGCTGCTGTACATTGCCTCATGGCTAAATTCGTATGCTAAATTAATGCATGCCTATTATACCACGTGCCGCAGTTATGAGTcaaaacatacattaaaaaagCCTTCCCATTTGCTGGCCTTCCTGTTAAAACACTTTCTTTGTTGCACTATATGCAGAAGGCAGTTGCTTTGTTCTCACATACACCAAGCATGCAGAACACATCTCTCCTGTCCTTTACCATATGCACTGGCTATTTcattatgtataaaatataaacttgCATTCTTTACTATGACCAAATTAGAAATTACACATTCTTTAAATCACTGCCCCCTGAAAATAAATGCTAAATTAAGTTGTAACTTTGTTTGAAAAACATTCCAAGATGTTGCGACTTTGAAAGATTTAATTTGCAGCACCCCTAAGAAGATCAATCTAAAGTTCTCTCAATTAATAAACACTCATTCATGTACTGCGTGTCTCCCAATCCTTGAACTAAAGAATTTACTGTTATAGCTATCTGCAGATTCTGTTCTCGCAGACTCATTTATCCACATTTATTAAAACTTGTAAGCCATTTCGCAACACTGCAGGATGAGATGGGTTAGACATCTAGGAGTTGTATTTGTAGCCAcatgcagtcaaaaaaaaatctgagaggCTTATTACGCATGAGCAATAACGAGTCTGCAATGCCATTAGATGTCCAGGGGTGCATACGTGCTATACTGAACACATCAATGTGAGTCTACGCAGAACTGGCCGAGAGGTGTGAGTAAGCTCTTGAACACCATTCATGATGGGAATTGGGACTTGCAGTTGTGCCCCTACTCTTTGTCCACACTGCCTGTTCCTACTATCAATGGGTTAGTTAGGTCCTCGGATTACCCTGCTGTGGTCGATCACAGCCTCTGACATAGAGCCTAGAAGGCAATCAAATTTAACTATAGAGGAAGTCATCTTGTAACAAGATTTCTGCAAGccatagaaaaaaaatgcttcagcaTCTGTAGTTTCTGTATACATGGGGTTTTTCTGGAATATAACTCCCACGAACAGTGAGAATCGACTGTATCATACTCAGTCATTATAgagtaacaaaaaaatattaaaaattctatGAATTCTTCTTTGGCTTAGTTGATATACACTAAACAGCAAAGTTTAGCCAGTTTAAACTGGCAGAGAAACACATTAGTGTTTTAAACAGAATTTACACTGTACCTACCCGAATTTTTCAATGAGAGATGCATATACtaataaaaaggtgaaaaaaatcCATCTTAAGACAGACACAGCTATGCCTCTATTATGTTCAAtgcatataacaaaaaaaaaaaaaaaaaaaattacttaatatAGTACCTTTTCTATTATTGACTTTAGAGTCTCCTAACCACTATGCAACAAAACTTGCGaactactgtacattaaaatatatattttagtttaattttcataGTAACTTAAAAAAAGACAACTCAAAAGAAAACATATTCAACAGAGGTATTTATaaccaaaaatattaacaagCAGTTTTTATAATCCAGGTACAGAGAGAGAAGCTAAAACTTACTTGGTTTTACGGCCACTTCTTGAATCTGACGAGTTTGAAGTTAGTGTTTGTGTAAGTGTTGAAGCCAAGGCAGAAGAATACCCTGCATTCTCTCTTGTTAAAGAAAATTCTCTTCCAATCTGAAAATCGTTATTTTTGATTGCTTCAAAACTAGCCTTTAAACTTGACGTTCTCCTTCCTTCTTTCATCTAAATAAAAATGGGGTAAAATATTAAAGTTTTAAAAGGTATTTTAAGAGTCATTAATGAACTGCCAACGTAAATTCTacacacaaatataataaaaataataatcatacttAAATGACAATCAAATGCATTTACATGTTAACATTTGACtttttattgtggtggagggaaGATCCCACAATATATTGTCAAAATACTTTGGGTCATAAGGATACTATTGCTGTTTTACTATTATTTGAGTTAGTGTGATTCAGTTTTGAAAATTACtataatttaaataaaggaaGAACTAAATAATGTTAAAGGTGAAATCATATCCCTAAaggcaaaaaaatgtacaaaaactaTTATTACACTCAATAAGAAAAACCTTTCACTATTTTTTCCTCCAATtagaactttttcatattttggaaatacatttcaaatatctCACCAATCTTCACAGAAAAACTTGGAATCCTCAGTTACTTTACATAACAAACAGAGGTACATCATCTAAGGTTAGTTCTGAATGAAACCATGTGAGGTAAGCATCTGTGTTTGTAGTTAAATCCAAGAACTAAGTCCAGAGTGGGGTGGTGCATCCTATGAtgttttttatctgtttaattatttatacatttttactttaagtATATTAGCTTTACTGCTTATTATGGAACATTATTGTAGTTTACACCAAATAAACTTAATCCAACTGCAGTTGAATAGCGACAAACAATTATAGCCAAGGTTtcttgcttcttttctttttctttgattacATCAGTTTTTATAAACCAGTCTTATCAGCTGGGGTTGGAGGAATTCAGAGTATGCcaaatgatacattttaataagaaataaTGGCATACATTTTCACAATTAATTTTTCTCTTACTTCTTGTCACCTTAGATaatgttaattttgaaatacaTGGTTAATAACGTTAATAGCTAAAAAGCTAATTATGTAAAGATctgcaataaacaaacaaataaacaagagacctcaattttgttttatattatattaatatatatatatatatatatatatatatatatatatatatatatatatatatatctataaacaGCTCAGTAGACATGAACAGTAAATATGCAGATTCCAAACTAATTTATTCATCTTGAGATGCAATGGCAGGTTGTCCTCATTTGATGACTGCATTGGAGTCGCTTGTGAAGCAGTGAGCACCACAAAGCACCATCATTCAAACAATGACTGCAAGGCTgtagggggagggggggtttgtgGGGGAGGAAATACTCCTCCCTAAAGCATAGCaacatggttaacaaaagcatttTCATTTGCGCTAGGTGTCCTTATTGCAATACGAGTCCAGTAAATTTTAGGAAAACTgggcactgctgcaaattgcgTTTTCATGTTGGCAGaaacatgttatgttatatatatgtacaaCCACACCACACGAAAACTGAATGCAGTATCTCAGTCAGTTGGGTTTATTAATGGTTGGTTAATCCAGTACAGCAGGTATGATGGAGTGAGGGTTGGCAGAGATATTTCTGACCTGTCAACCAGTTCCCTGAGATTGAGAAATGGTAGCACATATAAAagtgacccaaaaaaaaaattcttcagtgcaaatacatagAATTGTCCctcttaaaactaaaatagggtCTGGTacagggaactaaaatacagtctgtacatcatattcatcacttttgtcGCTTAATAAGTTTGTCGTGCCAATGCACATTATGAgaatggctcagtgatatgaatttaTCTAGTTTGGCTTCCATTtctctacttgatcaagggtgtccccaagatatctcattatatcatatgcaaatatttcaaaatccaAAATACTTCTGGTCCCAGACATTTTGGGTTAAAGATACTCAACTTTTTCTAGtctcaacaaaaatgaaaatgaattgctTGAGCACATTTCAGTATTGGTAACTAAAAAAAACATGGAGGACTCacctttaaaatataaatgtttagaaTTTGGCAAAAAACAGTTATATGTATAactgcatattaaaaaatagaaaccTAAGAAAGCATGGTACTTTATGTAAAAGTGTCTATACAAAATTCTTCAGTATTGGatgaagaaataatttcattaacgtgttttttattttacaggtgGTAGAGCTTAATGCCTCTCTACACATGTCAGATATAAACTTATTCAATACCTGAGCAGTTGCTTGGACAGCTTGAGCAGCTGCCATAGTGATTGCACCAGCACCAGCTGCAGCACCCGAAGACAGGGAGTTCAGATTGTAGGATGTAATAGGCTGAGTAGAGTTTACATTGTAAACATTGTTTGAAGAGGTGGATATATTATTGTTGCGACATCCTGTGAATATAAAAAGGAATTtcgaaatattttaaatgttaaacagtaatacaaaaacagacataaaatactGAAGAATATAGCTGTATCAATTACAATAAAAGTAAAGGCAAACTGATCTTACTTTAAGCCTAGAACTTGTTCAGTGACACACTGATAAAATACAATTAGGACTTTGCAATTCTTTTCCCCTACAAGgaatatttcttaaaaaacaagaatacacattACTTTcatattattaacaaaataatggCATTTTAATATAACCTATATGACAAGTCTGTGGTTGATGTTTTGAACTTACACTGTCGATGCCTGCACTTTACAAAGAAACTCTGAACGCTAAAAGAGGCTGTTGTAAAAATGTGCACACCATGAACCAACACTGAAAAAGGTCACATTCCATTACAGAACACACCCGATAATCAGGTCTTGCTCATAAAATAGAGCCATTTAAATGGAGACTaacaaattgtgttatttgtagCATTTACAAGGGGTTATGTTGTACAAATATTGCAGAGTTAATAAAGAGATTTTATCAAATTTAAGTTCTGTAAATATATATGataaaaaacttaaatattataATCATGTGCAGAGTCAATGCTATACCaattagaagatttttttttttttaataaatgcattaatgcatCTTAGGAACATGGTAAAATCTAGGACTGTCAACAGATGCTTTGAAGGTtccactcaccacatccattagtcatttctaaaaatacattccaataattCCATGTTGGTCaaatagaaatacagtaattGAGTAAGCTTTAACCTAATGACTTCAAGCAactaaaatgtaattcatttaaCAATTGCTTTcctgtttattaaaaaagaaaaatctttcaatgaacaaaacaatgaaatgtaATTGCTGCAGGTAGACTTTAttagtttatcttttatttaaaaatgtgagaCTGATAAATTTGGACTGTAGCATTTAATTCTGCCAGCATTGTCAGTCACTTTTAGCAAAGAATTTGGCAATGCTCCAGATCCTGCTGAAATTGGCCCCCACTAACCTGGCTTTATTTAAAGTAACTGCCAAGATATGCCATCAGTCTGCTTCTCAGGTAGGAGAGGGCATGAATTCCTTCATTCACAAAAAAGTTTTAGCCTAAAGCTTATTTAACCTAATTTACTCTTCTCATCTGCATTATTTCTGACaagataaagaaataaagcacgtgtattttttttttttttttttttacagatggatGCGATATTACATTATAATAGGTAAAATATATGCTTCTGAACTTTACTGAATGACATTTTACACTAGGGTACAGTCACAGTAAAGACCAGAAACACAATCtgatctatagatagatagatagatacaacatCATACTCCCACAACTTTAGTCCTATCAGGACGTTTAAAATTCCTTAATTATACATAGGATatgtagtaatattttacatatataaaacacacacaaggcTAAGATTACCTTGATTATTTTCTTTAGAAGCATCTGAAGTGAGGGTGGATAAAAGTGCTTCAGATTTAAACTTCTTTTCAGGAAGATGTTCTGTAGCATGGTGAGTAGGAGTTGTatattttctttctattaaaatataacacatttaatataataaaatgtagcaAGTCTGATGCTTGAAGGAACAAAAATCATGGGTGAAACAAAGCACTTACTTTCAACTGAAGTGTGTGAATGAGAATGATGATTATTTACTGGTTGAGATGGGCTATCCATTTCTAGAGAGCCTGGGGGAAAGCAAACCAGGTTAGGATAATACAGAATTTGAACAGGTGATTTTTTCAAATGATTAAGTACATTAATGGATGATACACACACGACTCTGTAAACACTTCATACCTATTCATTTAtgcaatgattaaaaaataataaacttatacacaaagaaaaacacataagTGACTGCAGCACAGGAAAATAAAGcaattgaaaatattattttaaggtAAAGAACAATCACCGgaaacttgataaaaaaaaaaataaataaataaaaaaaaatacaagtatacTCTGACCTATACGGATTAGTCTGCCACATGCTGCtttataattgttatttttattttactttttttatagtgGGTGGTTGATTAATTTGGATGATTTTAATGTATCTTATTATACCCATTATTGTGTTTACAAATGTGTGAACAATTTCTTAGATATTATTCTCCTTAAGCTTTGTTACGTGCTATAGTTATACTGCTCCACTGTGTGTTAATGAGCGCTTGTATGAAATTTGCCTAATAAATATGTACCTTtgtatctgttgatttttctaacTGAATGCTACTTACTAAAGACGATGGGCTCATTCTATTTTGATTAAACAAATTTTgatcttgggggaaaaaaaaaaaaaaaagtttaggaataaACACATGGATTTTTGAGTTTCCATTGAGCTACggatgagccatttagaaaattattttcttgCCGCCCATGGTGAAGAAGAGTGCAAATTACCtcgagagagaaaaataaaagctcTGAATGTTTCACCAAAATCAAAAAGAGCACTGTATAGGCAATttacttaattaaaaatgatattacCAATTGGATCCAAACTGTCTTAACAGAACTGTGCAGTGTGCCAAAATGATTAAATGTGTAACCAGCCTAATTTTTACATATGTTAGGAAGGCTCCAagtatgaatacatttttaagtgCTTATGAGAAATTGTATGTTATTAAAAGTCTTCAAAaattaatctttcattttttactaTGACTACaaagctggttttttttttttttttttttttttttttactaaagttgGTGGTTTTCTGGATTTAATTatattaagtgggtttaaaatgaaatagtgaattttgttaaataaatacatgcactGTCAATGACAAGCTTGTCAAATTACTGTAAAGACAATTGTTACAAGTTGTATTTTTACAGTGTGattaaaaaatactgaataatGTAAGTGTCAGTCTTCATACTACTCTATGGGTGTAAAATATTCAGAATTAATGGAGTGGTACAATAACTGTGGaaagaatttcactatgctcttGCAGCGTATGTGACAATAAAGGTCTCTAATCTCATTAAACCTTAAAGGGTGCACATACTCATGACAATATAAGAGTATAttctaaagaaaaacagaatgtttCACATATGTAATATCTTGCGTAAAGTACTATTTTCATGTTGgtattgtgaaaaaaaatcataatactcacgtctttctaatatttctgtaATACCAGCATTATCAGCTTCCAATTCCATTTTAAATTTTGCAAGTTCTTGATCAAGTTTTCTGAGGTGTCTATCAACCTGTTTAACAATTTAACATAAATGAATTCTACACATCTTATTcaactaaaataaatgtttatttaaataccaTGTAAATAAAATCCTAGGAATTCAattttcctttcataatttaaaaacttttcCTCATTTGACCAAGCCATTCACATCTGAAGAATAACCAAAGCTAGAGACTGCCATCTACTGCCAAAACTATGCAATGCTTGGATATTTTCTTAAAGATACTTCCAAAAACTGACTTCAAGGACATTATTTAGAAATTCAACTGTTTGACACTTTAAATTGGTTACTTACCAAATCATATATCTGGTTTGCTAACTGAACTTTTTCATCAGCATCTTCTAATGCTTTGTAATAATCCTTCAAATGAGATAAATACAAATCAGACACTTTTTGTCAACATTATAAATGTTACTCAAATTTAAGATTGCTATGAAGAGtgataaaaattacaaaacaatccctaataacatataaaaaaatgcatacatatttTGCACCACccactaaattaaattaacaaaaacagataGTATTGATACACCTGAAATAGTCAGGTGCCACCACTACATGAAACAACTACATATGTTAACAGAAAAGGTTTACTGCAGAGCTTTAGCCTTGGTCTTGCTGAAAAGGCTTACTATGAGCAGACGAAGATTTAATAATAGGAAGCATATCCTGTTGTGGTTTAATATTTGTATATCTGAAGCTTAAGTACATGCGATTGCTCAATGCAGACAAGAATCCTATAAATGATATTATGATATTTTGCTCTATCTGGTTTAAAGGGATACATTTGTAGAATCACATGAAACTGAGGATGAATGTTCTGGcgaataatttattttcatcttgattaaatgtgaaaaaattaaaaaggctaaAGTGCACCTACATATTATTAAGGTATAATATAAATTGCAACACTTTACACCAATGTTTTATTGAAAGTATAAAACGATACCAATTTGCTGTACAGCCTGTCGGGGCATAATCCTAGTACATTAATAAAGAGTAGCTTTACATTTCACAATAACATGCACATTTGTTTCTCATGTGTAAACAATTCTGGACTCATGAGCTCCAAAATTATCAAAACTACATTAAAATTTAGATGTAAACAAATGGAGGTCCTCactatattaaacaattattaacaCCAAATATTTCACTTTACTTTCCAAGAAATAAAGTGTGAGGAAAAAATACATTGCTCTTTAGCACCTCACATAAAACTAGGTTtcataaaaaaaagacatttttgagCAAGTTAAAATATAATACTGAAATTTAGAATTACTCATTACTTTTCAGTCAGACTAAAcgtgcagatgttttttttttctttagcaattttcaaacaaaaaacagaacagcCTTACCTTTTTTATTGCTTCCATTTGTTCATCTCTCCACTCaggcttgtttttctttgcatttataaaaaATTCATTGACTCTCTGTTCGAGTTGATCCATTGCatctaaaaaattaagaaatacttAAGCTGAAATATTCTGCATGATTTTTAAATAGAAAGCAGCTAAATAATATAggcatgcaaaataaaaaaatgaagtccTATTGCAACAGAAACTCAGTTTTAAAAGCTGTGATAAGTAGAAATGTAAGATTAGACCATTGGGAGTAATTGAAAACTTCAGAGTGGTGTAGCAGTGCATGTCACTAAAcgtttaaaaactgtttttaatggcATTTTTCTGGGTTTTTTAGTTCCTCATAGACCAACTGTTTGACCAAGCAGAATTTCATTCTGAGAAGAGCTCTGTGCATTTGAAACGAGTtcttttgggctttgaaaaggtttctaACAcctgtatgtagaaaaaaaacagaaaccttttaatGTATAATCAGTTACCTAGAAGgatacaacagatcaagaaaacccaaACTtatcctgtgttattgtatgcagcaaacgTCAGTCTAAAATCACAAAccctttggtatttcacaaatctgatatacagtaatcatgGCTATTCACGGAACCTGTTTTTGGATCTAAATAAAGAAAGGTTCTTTCAGGAACCTTCTTGTGGACGTCTTTTTAAGGAACCGAAAATGGTTCCCCTAttgcatcgctctgaagaaccaaccactctggcacctttgtgTAGATTTGAAAGTAATCAGAGGTTTTAGATAAATGTGACATTTCCTAGGGTCAGGACTCATTTTTATTCTCAATAACTAACTTATGAATCTGGCAAAATTACTTAACTAAACACGGGGTAATCTTGTAGCATAAAAATTGTTAAAGATGCACAGTTTAATGACTACATGTACTAACCTCTGACTTTTTAGACACTTGAATTAGTAACTGTCATGAActttaaaactgttaaaattCTAAAAGAGCTCGAAAACGTCATTCTAGACTTTTAAGAGGTAATGTGTACATTAAATTGGAATGAcagagtgtttttgtttttttttactaattaatgTACATGTGTTCAGAACTAgtgtaaaacataaaaactgATCCGTATCATTAATCATCAGGGATGAAAATTAagaaataagtaagtaagtaatttATTAATAAAGCATTTGAGGCATTCATTCCATACTACACCATTTAGGTTAAATCTCTTTGGACAAAATTTCTTCTTAGGAGttaatcatatttaaaaaatttaattccaTATAAATCATCAAAATTCGTGGTCTGCATTTAAACTTCATAAATACTTTTCCTCCTTATCAAAACACCAAGGACCGTAATGTTATCAACTCTACAGCAC harbors:
- the ing3 gene encoding inhibitor of growth protein 3, translated to MLYLEDYLEMIEQLPMDLRDRFTEMREMDLQVQNAMDQLEQRVNEFFINAKKNKPEWRDEQMEAIKKDYYKALEDADEKVQLANQIYDLVDRHLRKLDQELAKFKMELEADNAGITEILERRSLEMDSPSQPVNNHHSHSHTSVEKRKYTTPTHHATEHLPEKKFKSEALLSTLTSDASKENNQGCRNNNISTSSNNVYNVNSTQPITSYNLNSLSSGAAAGAGAITMAAAQAVQATAQMKEGRRTSSLKASFEAIKNNDFQIGREFSLTRENAGYSSALASTLTQTLTSNSSDSRSGRKTKSNTKSSNHQSSSSSSSSSLSSCSSSSALAQELSQQAASLPESDSNSQVDWTYDPNEPRYCICNQVSYGEMVGCDNQDCPIEWFHYGCVGLTEAPKGKWYCPQCTAAMKRRGSRHK